Proteins from one Cellulosilyticum lentocellum DSM 5427 genomic window:
- a CDS encoding threonine/serine exporter family protein: protein MKETATHEQILNFAVHTGELMLKSGAETYRVEDTIARILEKHHFCSVDTFVIPTGIMVTIEGETFSLSTKVVRVKNRGTRLDRIELINQLSRDYVSGEVSLTEAEMRLKAISESEGYKNRTVIIWVGISCAFFSIMFKANTLDFFITFFVGLGVGYLQNRLTRKHIVTFFVLFICSLFIGFSVMFCYYVFKDSIKIEPIIIGCIMPLLPGVAFTTAVRDAIGDELISGIARGVEALLVAVALAAGIGISLSASFWLGGLL from the coding sequence ATGAAAGAAACAGCTACTCATGAACAAATTTTAAATTTTGCTGTACATACTGGAGAATTGATGCTTAAAAGTGGTGCAGAAACCTATCGAGTAGAAGATACCATTGCCCGTATTTTAGAAAAGCATCATTTTTGCTCGGTGGATACTTTTGTTATCCCTACAGGTATTATGGTGACGATAGAAGGTGAGACCTTTTCTTTGTCTACAAAAGTAGTTCGCGTTAAAAATCGAGGAACACGTCTTGATCGAATTGAACTTATTAATCAGCTTTCTAGAGATTATGTATCAGGAGAGGTTTCTTTAACTGAAGCGGAGATGAGGTTAAAAGCTATTTCAGAGAGTGAGGGTTATAAAAACCGCACTGTTATTATTTGGGTAGGCATTAGCTGTGCTTTTTTCTCTATTATGTTTAAAGCCAATACTTTAGATTTTTTTATTACTTTTTTTGTAGGTTTAGGAGTAGGTTATTTGCAAAATCGCTTAACTAGAAAGCATATTGTTACTTTCTTCGTTTTATTTATTTGTTCGCTTTTTATAGGTTTTAGTGTTATGTTTTGTTACTACGTATTTAAGGATTCTATTAAGATAGAACCTATTATTATCGGATGTATTATGCCACTCCTTCCTGGGGTAGCTTTTACAACAGCCGTTCGTGATGCCATTGGAGATGAGCTTATATCAGGAATTGCAAGGGGCGTTGAAGCATTATTAGTAGCTGTAGCTCTGGCTGCTGGCATTGGTATCTCTCTTAGTGCTTCCTTTTGGTTGGGAGGACTATTATGA
- a CDS encoding threonine/serine exporter family protein, translating to MIVSIVSAFISTIGFSIVFHIQKKHLLICGTVGALGWAIYLLLERMGASTVLASFVAALVVTQASYFLSKRRKTPITVFLIAGIIPLVPGLGLYRTMSAILESNYSSAIEYATLTFEIAGVIAGAIVIISLLPLLWRKPRR from the coding sequence ATGATTGTGAGTATTGTAAGTGCCTTTATTTCAACCATAGGTTTCTCTATTGTTTTCCATATACAAAAAAAGCACTTGCTTATTTGTGGAACAGTAGGTGCCCTAGGATGGGCTATTTATTTACTTTTAGAAAGAATGGGGGCTTCTACAGTATTAGCTTCTTTTGTAGCTGCCTTAGTTGTTACACAAGCTTCTTACTTTTTATCTAAGCGTCGTAAAACCCCTATTACTGTTTTTTTAATTGCTGGTATTATTCCTTTAGTTCCAGGGTTAGGTCTATATCGTACCATGTCTGCCATTTTAGAGTCTAATTATTCTTCTGCCATTGAATATGCTACTTTGACCTTTGAAATTGCAGGTGTCATTGCTGGCGCTATTGTGATTATATCTTTACTTCCTTTATTATGGCGAAAGCCTAGGCGTTAA
- a CDS encoding DUF4097 family beta strand repeat-containing protein gives MNSNKTYQMIQLGLLLVILIGLGSVMISWATGHNPFSNNLLKGVPFNGPLEKVKEETCALEAIEILELDVNLADVEVNVGEGSDLKVVESTNDKEKRDLFEISQSAGRILVKRPNSHYFGIEPQHKIEIWLPSSYRSALMITTSSGDINLNGVLELEKLETTQSSGNLVGREAIKAKEVQLTTSSGDKRLEGIETDTYEVTSSSGTTIIKSLKGKGSCMASSGEIEINSLIGEAHEIYTSSGQITIGEIEGELEMEASSGDLKLGTVIGESWRLRTTSGEIIMKALEGKGNCESSSGDIEIEELRLTGDAQFTATSGKIEMGLKTSNTTIRANTSSGDIKGSIVWNYEDKRETEANAQLGNGAEYKLELKTSSGSIRVDEK, from the coding sequence GTGAATAGTAATAAAACTTATCAGATGATTCAGCTAGGATTACTACTTGTTATATTGATTGGCCTAGGAAGCGTGATGATTTCGTGGGCTACAGGGCATAATCCTTTTTCTAACAATTTACTTAAAGGTGTGCCTTTTAACGGCCCTTTAGAAAAAGTAAAAGAAGAGACTTGTGCATTAGAGGCGATAGAAATTTTAGAATTAGATGTTAATTTAGCTGATGTTGAAGTTAATGTAGGAGAAGGAAGTGATTTAAAGGTAGTAGAAAGTACGAATGATAAGGAGAAAAGAGATCTATTCGAAATAAGCCAAAGCGCTGGAAGAATCTTGGTGAAAAGGCCGAATAGTCATTATTTTGGAATAGAACCACAACATAAAATAGAAATTTGGTTACCTAGTAGTTATAGGAGTGCTTTAATGATTACAACCAGTTCAGGAGATATTAACCTTAATGGCGTATTGGAATTAGAAAAGTTAGAGACTACTCAATCCTCTGGGAATTTAGTGGGTAGAGAGGCTATTAAAGCTAAAGAAGTCCAATTAACTACTAGCTCAGGAGATAAACGCTTAGAGGGAATAGAAACAGATACGTATGAGGTTACATCTTCTTCAGGAACAACCATTATCAAAAGTTTAAAAGGAAAAGGAAGCTGTATGGCGAGTTCTGGAGAGATTGAAATAAATAGTTTAATAGGAGAAGCACATGAAATTTATACTTCTTCAGGACAGATTACTATAGGAGAAATAGAAGGAGAGCTAGAAATGGAGGCTTCATCAGGTGATTTGAAGCTAGGTACAGTAATAGGTGAAAGCTGGCGCTTAAGAACGACTTCAGGAGAGATTATAATGAAAGCTTTAGAAGGAAAAGGAAACTGTGAATCTAGTTCTGGTGATATAGAGATAGAAGAGCTGAGGCTTACTGGTGATGCACAGTTTACAGCTACCTCAGGGAAGATAGAAATGGGGCTTAAAACTAGTAATACTACCATAAGAGCAAATACTTCTTCAGGTGATATTAAAGGTAGCATTGTTTGGAATTATGAAGATAAAAGAGAAACAGAAGCTAACGCTCAATTAGGAAATGGTGCAGAATATAAGCTGGAATTAAAAACAAGTTCTGGATCAATTCGTGTAGATGAAAAGTAA
- a CDS encoding DegV family protein, whose product MKIKVVTDSCCDLPFEYTSAHNIQVIPLTIIMNGEEKKDDLAETMQYESFYEAILNGAMPQTAQANVYQFAEIFRKCAQNSEPVIYIGFSSALSGCVNSARMALEEVKEEYPEAEMAVVDSKCASMGLGLLIHYALKQIKDGMNLQELVEWIEANKLHIIHWFTVADLNHLFRGGRVSKAAATFGTLLQIKPVMHVDDEGRLIPVEKVKGRKKSLKALVEKLKEDIVDPENAEVFISHGGCLEEAEEVKKMILEECPVKEIKINYVGAAVGSHSGPGTMAIFFKGVKR is encoded by the coding sequence ATGAAAATTAAAGTGGTAACTGATTCTTGTTGTGATTTACCTTTTGAATATACTAGTGCTCATAACATTCAAGTGATTCCATTAACGATCATTATGAATGGAGAAGAAAAAAAAGATGACTTAGCAGAGACTATGCAATATGAGAGTTTTTATGAGGCTATTTTAAATGGAGCCATGCCACAAACTGCTCAAGCTAATGTGTATCAATTTGCCGAGATTTTTCGTAAATGCGCCCAAAATAGCGAGCCTGTTATTTATATTGGTTTTTCTTCAGCTTTAAGTGGATGCGTTAATAGTGCACGTATGGCTTTAGAAGAAGTAAAAGAGGAATATCCAGAAGCAGAAATGGCAGTAGTAGATAGTAAATGTGCATCTATGGGATTAGGTCTTTTAATTCATTATGCACTAAAACAAATAAAAGACGGCATGAATTTGCAGGAATTAGTAGAGTGGATTGAAGCGAATAAGTTACACATCATTCACTGGTTTACTGTAGCAGATTTAAATCATTTATTCAGAGGGGGACGTGTTTCAAAGGCGGCAGCTACCTTTGGGACCTTACTTCAAATTAAACCGGTTATGCATGTAGATGATGAAGGCCGTTTGATACCAGTAGAAAAAGTCAAAGGAAGAAAAAAATCTTTAAAAGCTTTAGTAGAAAAGCTTAAGGAAGATATCGTAGACCCAGAAAATGCCGAAGTCTTTATTAGCCATGGTGGGTGTTTAGAAGAAGCAGAAGAAGTGAAAAAAATGATCCTAGAAGAATGCCCAGTCAAAGAAATCAAAATCAATTACGTTGGTGCAGCAGTTGGTAGTCATTCAGGTCCAGGTACAATGGCTATTTTCTTCAAAGGAGTAAAAAGATAG
- a CDS encoding permease prefix domain 1-containing protein has protein sequence MVNKIRVTVEKLFEEAPATHRTLDLKEELIGNLTAKYMDLVASGKTEEEAYNIAITSIGDLNELLRSLEPANPLNYKEQEAQRKKTALVVSGSIGLYIIAIISGIICEEIPWLRRTDIPALIFLGIAGFATCLLVYHFVSKPKYEKSDTTIVEEFKEWKQGNDQKRQIYRSISSIMWSCIVLLYLVISFRFGIWYCSWIIFIMGVVAEQIIKLIFEIKGMR, from the coding sequence ATGGTTAATAAAATAAGGGTAACAGTTGAAAAATTGTTTGAAGAAGCACCAGCAACGCATCGTACTTTGGACTTAAAGGAGGAGTTAATAGGAAATCTAACAGCTAAGTACATGGACTTAGTAGCATCAGGGAAGACAGAAGAAGAGGCATATAATATAGCCATTACAAGTATAGGAGACTTAAATGAATTATTACGTTCCTTAGAGCCTGCAAATCCACTCAATTATAAAGAACAAGAGGCCCAGCGCAAAAAAACAGCTTTAGTAGTAAGTGGTTCTATTGGGTTATATATTATAGCCATTATCTCAGGCATTATTTGTGAGGAGATTCCTTGGTTAAGGCGAACAGATATACCGGCTCTGATTTTTCTTGGTATTGCAGGCTTTGCAACCTGTCTGTTAGTTTATCACTTTGTATCAAAACCTAAATATGAAAAAAGCGATACTACCATCGTAGAAGAGTTCAAGGAGTGGAAGCAAGGCAATGATCAAAAAAGGCAGATTTATCGTTCCATTAGTTCTATTATGTGGTCTTGTATTGTACTGCTTTATTTAGTAATCAGCTTTAGATTTGGCATATGGTATTGTTCTTGGATCATTTTTATCATGGGAGTTGTAGCTGAACAAATTATTAAATTAATTTTTGAAATAAAGGGGATGAGATAA
- a CDS encoding SoxR reducing system RseC family protein yields MPYGVVKEVGKRYAIVQMERQEMCGECHACDYITGKKDCILRCEKEIECQVGDMVELKLAQPTFLKATYVMYGFPLIGLIIGLVIGLGASKLFRLGSEDLWVLIGGLLGIVLPLIGIKWAENQGKFKKYLPHIIAKREI; encoded by the coding sequence ATGCCATATGGTGTTGTAAAAGAAGTAGGAAAGCGATATGCTATTGTTCAAATGGAACGACAAGAGATGTGCGGAGAATGCCATGCTTGTGACTATATAACAGGTAAAAAAGACTGCATACTTAGGTGTGAAAAAGAAATAGAATGCCAGGTAGGAGATATGGTGGAACTAAAATTAGCACAACCTACTTTTCTAAAGGCTACTTATGTGATGTATGGTTTTCCTCTTATAGGGCTAATTATAGGGCTAGTGATAGGACTTGGTGCATCTAAGCTTTTTCGGCTTGGAAGTGAGGACTTATGGGTTTTAATAGGTGGTTTGCTAGGGATAGTCTTACCACTAATAGGAATAAAATGGGCAGAAAATCAAGGGAAATTTAAAAAGTATTTACCGCACATTATTGCTAAAAGAGAAATATGA
- a CDS encoding PadR family transcriptional regulator, whose product MSITSDLIRGHTETIILAQLMLKDSYGYEINKSILDKTDNQYELKEATLYSAFRRLEQMGYIISYWGDETTGARRRYYTITPAGKMAYERNKADWDEAKAVIDALI is encoded by the coding sequence TTGTCAATTACATCTGATTTAATTAGAGGACATACAGAAACGATTATTTTAGCGCAACTGATGCTAAAAGATAGCTATGGCTATGAAATTAACAAAAGTATATTAGATAAAACCGATAACCAATATGAGTTAAAGGAAGCTACTTTATATAGCGCTTTTAGAAGACTAGAACAAATGGGCTATATTATATCTTATTGGGGAGATGAAACAACCGGGGCTAGAAGGCGTTATTATACAATTACGCCTGCAGGAAAAATGGCTTATGAACGTAATAAAGCAGACTGGGATGAAGCCAAGGCAGTAATTGATGCATTAATTTAA
- a CDS encoding DHH family phosphoesterase, whose translation MRLAELEVYNQIIIQCHDNPDPDTIAAGYALYKYFESKGKEVRLVYGGNLLITKPNIVMFIEALRIPIEYIEELKVEGLLITVDCQYGAGNVRHLGAEHVAIIDHHVQEVPAIKLQEIRNYLASSATVVWDMLCEAGYDVNEHPDVSMALYYGLFTDSSSFIEISHPLDKDMRDSLKYDKQLLRRLRNAVLTLRELEIAGMALIRHSYNDAHKYVMVKAQECDPNILGLISDFALQVDSVNVCIVYNEANEGIKFSVRSCVKEVMANELAAYLAGDLGNGGGHVERAAGFISKSKFNELYGHLNYDEYFLRKLTAYYQSFEVVDAGKMQIDLSKLRHYKKIPIPIGFVRLSEVLPEGEPIIIRSLESDIERIVKASDILIIDREGSISLMNEERFGTNYKILEEPFDVKIEYFPRIRKQNTGKVLYLESYTKKCIMKGDNTIYARPLEKAVKVFTVYSPDKYKYGHVGDYLAISETDTNDVYIIEQEIFKKTYTEI comes from the coding sequence ATGAGATTAGCAGAATTAGAAGTGTATAATCAAATCATTATTCAGTGTCATGATAATCCAGATCCAGATACTATTGCAGCAGGATATGCTTTATATAAATATTTTGAAAGCAAAGGGAAAGAAGTCAGGTTAGTATATGGTGGTAATTTATTGATTACTAAGCCTAATATTGTGATGTTTATAGAAGCACTGCGTATTCCAATTGAATACATAGAAGAACTAAAGGTAGAAGGGTTACTGATTACAGTAGATTGTCAGTATGGGGCTGGTAATGTAAGACATCTTGGAGCTGAGCATGTAGCTATTATTGATCATCATGTACAAGAAGTACCGGCTATTAAGTTACAAGAAATTAGAAATTATTTAGCAAGTTCAGCTACTGTTGTATGGGATATGCTGTGTGAAGCAGGATATGATGTTAATGAACATCCAGATGTATCTATGGCCCTATATTATGGGCTTTTTACAGATAGCAGTTCTTTTATTGAAATAAGCCACCCGTTAGATAAAGACATGCGTGATAGCTTAAAATATGACAAGCAGCTATTAAGACGCCTTAGAAATGCGGTACTTACTTTAAGAGAATTAGAGATTGCAGGAATGGCGCTTATTCGTCATTCTTACAATGATGCACATAAATATGTAATGGTAAAAGCACAAGAGTGCGATCCGAATATTTTAGGGCTTATCAGTGATTTTGCTCTTCAAGTAGATAGTGTTAATGTGTGTATTGTATATAATGAAGCAAATGAAGGCATTAAATTTTCTGTAAGAAGTTGTGTAAAAGAAGTGATGGCCAATGAATTAGCAGCCTATTTAGCAGGTGACTTAGGTAATGGAGGAGGACATGTAGAAAGAGCTGCAGGGTTTATTAGTAAAAGTAAATTTAACGAGCTTTATGGACATCTTAACTATGATGAGTACTTCTTAAGAAAATTAACAGCTTATTATCAATCCTTTGAGGTAGTAGATGCAGGTAAAATGCAAATAGATTTAAGCAAGTTAAGACATTATAAAAAGATTCCTATACCTATAGGGTTTGTTAGATTAAGTGAGGTTTTACCTGAAGGTGAGCCTATTATTATTAGGAGTCTAGAGTCAGATATTGAACGCATTGTTAAAGCATCTGATATCTTAATTATAGATCGTGAAGGTTCTATTTCTTTAATGAATGAGGAACGTTTTGGCACGAATTATAAAATTCTAGAAGAACCCTTTGATGTTAAAATAGAATACTTTCCTAGAATTAGAAAACAAAACACAGGAAAGGTACTTTATTTAGAAAGCTATACTAAAAAATGTATTATGAAGGGTGATAATACGATTTATGCAAGACCTCTAGAAAAGGCAGTAAAAGTGTTTACAGTTTATTCACCAGATAAGTATAAATACGGGCATGTAGGTGACTATTTAGCTATTAGTGAAACAGATACAAATGATGTTTATATCATTGAACAAGAAATATTTAAAAAAACCTATACAGAGATTTAA
- a CDS encoding AAA family ATPase, which translates to MEKQGLVHKMLEHMEQVIIGKREVLELVIVALISEGHILLEDVPGVGKTTLANALAHTIHSGFSRIQFTPDTLPSDITGMTIYNMQNGQFELVKGQIMNHIILADEINRTSPKTQASLLEAMEERQVTVDGKSYQLPQPFMVIATQNPIDYLGTYNLPEAQLDRFLMKISIGYPDKKSEIKMVQAFLEDSNWKQIDYVVEEADIIAMIKEVQLVKVHPDLIDYLLRLVEETRNNSAINLGASPRATLALSRSSQALAYMNGRDFVIPDDIRKMVIPVLAHRLVLSSEAKLNKQTPEKLLKVILSKIKQPTL; encoded by the coding sequence ATGGAAAAACAAGGGTTAGTTCATAAGATGCTAGAACATATGGAGCAAGTGATTATAGGAAAAAGAGAGGTATTAGAACTAGTAATCGTAGCACTTATTTCCGAAGGACATATTTTATTAGAGGATGTGCCGGGGGTTGGAAAGACTACCTTAGCCAATGCCTTAGCTCATACCATTCATTCAGGCTTTTCAAGAATTCAGTTTACGCCAGATACCTTACCTAGTGATATTACAGGAATGACTATTTATAATATGCAAAATGGCCAGTTTGAACTAGTTAAAGGGCAAATTATGAACCATATTATTTTAGCAGATGAGATTAATCGTACTTCTCCGAAAACCCAAGCTAGTTTACTAGAAGCCATGGAGGAGAGACAAGTTACTGTAGATGGCAAATCCTATCAACTGCCTCAGCCTTTCATGGTCATTGCTACGCAAAATCCAATAGACTACTTAGGCACCTATAATTTACCAGAAGCACAGCTTGACCGCTTTTTGATGAAGATTTCCATTGGCTATCCTGATAAGAAAAGTGAAATTAAAATGGTTCAAGCCTTTTTAGAAGATAGCAATTGGAAACAGATTGATTATGTTGTAGAAGAAGCAGACATTATTGCTATGATTAAGGAAGTTCAATTAGTAAAAGTCCATCCTGATTTGATTGACTATCTATTAAGGCTTGTAGAAGAAACGAGAAATAATAGTGCCATTAACTTAGGCGCTAGTCCTAGAGCAACCTTAGCTTTAAGCCGTAGTTCACAGGCTCTAGCGTATATGAATGGAAGAGATTTTGTCATTCCAGATGATATACGGAAGATGGTTATTCCTGTACTTGCTCATCGCTTGGTTCTTTCTAGTGAAGCAAAGCTTAATAAGCAAACACCTGAAAAGCTCCTTAAGGTGATTTTATCTAAAATAAAACAGCCTACCTTATAA